Below is a genomic region from Miniphocaeibacter halophilus.
TGGATGTGATAATCATGATCACGAATTTGAAGAAATGGAAACAATAACATTAACTTTAGAAGATGATTCTGAATTAGAATGTGGTGTATTAGGAATTTTTGATGTGCCTACTGAAAATAAAGAATATATTGCTTTGGTTAATTTAGAAGATGAACAAGTATTATTATATAGATATATTGAAGATGAAAATGATAAGGAAGTATTTGAACTTGGCAGTATAGAAACAGATGAAGAATTTGAAAATGTTTCAAATGTTTTCCAAGAGATTTTTGTTGACGAAGATATTGAATAGTTAAGACAAAGCAAATATGCTTTGTCTTTTTTAAGAGGTAGAATTATGTATAAAATAGTATGTTTAGATTTAGATGGAACATTGCTAAATGACGATAAGCAAATTTCACAATTTAATTTACAAGTATTGGAAGCTTTGCATTATAAGGGAATTGAAATTGCTATTGCAACAGGAAGAGGACTTAGTAAAACTGCTGATTTAATAAAAAATTTTAATTTTCCACATATAATTATCGCTAATAATGGAGCTATTGCAAAATATAGTAATTTTAATAATATTCTATTTTATAACCCTATTGATTATAAATCATATGAAAAAATATTAGATATAAGTTCAACTAGGAATATGTATCCTTATTTACATATTTTTGACTCTCAAAAAGAAAGATCTTTAATTATTCCAAATGAAGTAGAGAAAGAAAAGCATATTGGCTCAGTTAGTAGACTGGATGAAATTATTCATAGGAAAGAAGCAGGAGTAGAGGAATTAGAAAATATATTATCTGTAGTATATATAGATGAAGTAGAAAAAGTTCATAAATTAAATGAGGATATATTAAAATTAAGATTGGACTTATCGACTCATATGTTGTCCTCATTCTCAAAGGGAAATATTATGGTTGAATACTTAAATCCATTAGCTCAAAAATCCATAGGAATTTCAAATTATTTAAAGTTTAAAAAAATAAGTTGGAAGGAAGTAATTTCTTTTGGAGATGACAATAATGACATTGAAATGATAAAAGCATCCGGGTTGGGTATATGTATGAAAAATGGAAGTGATCTTTTAAAACTAAATTCTAGGTATATTTCAAGGTATACAAATAATGAAGATGGAGTTGGAAGAGAACTTGTTGAAATTTTTGGAGGAATATTATGAGTAATATAAAAGATTATTTTAATGAAGAATTTATTAATAAATATAAGGGACATAATTTAATAGTATATTTTTATCCCAAGGATAATACACCTGGTTGTACAACAGAAGCTATTGAATTTACAGAAAAAAAAGATGATTTTGAAAAGTTAAATACTAAAATAGTAGGCATTAGTAAGGACTCTGAAAAATCCCACGAAAATTTTACAAAAAAACATAATTTGAATTTAGATTTAATTAGCGATAAAGAAAAGGTATTACATGATAAATTTAATGTAATTAAGCCGAAAAAAATGTATGGTAAAGAAGTAATGGGAACAGAAAGATCAACTTTTATATTTGATGTAGATGGAAAATTAATTAAAGAATATAGAAAAGTAAAAGTAAAAGGCCATGTTGAAGAAGTATATAATTTTATGAAGGAATTTTTAAATGAGTAAAGAGACTTTATATTTATCCTATAGTGAATATTTAAGGAATAATTATGGGGAAAAAGTCTATAAATTACCAGTAAAATTAAATTTAACTTGTCCTAATAGAGATAATAATATATCTGTAGGAGGATGTATCTTTTGTAATGAAAAAGGTGGTTCCTTTGAAAATCTAGATATTTCATTAACTGTTAAAGAACAAATATTAAAAAATAAAGAGTATATAGGAAATAAATACAATGCAAAAAAGTTTATAGTTTATTTTCAAAATTTTTCAAATACCTATATGGATTTTGAAAAATTTAAAAAGATCATCAATGAATGTAATATGGAAGATATTGTGGCTATTGATATTTCAACTAGACCAGATTGTATATACGATATTCAATTGGAGTATTTAGAAAACTTTAGTAATGAAACCAATATAGATATTATATTTGAGCTTGGATTACAAACAGCTAATTACCATACATTAAAGATTTTAAATAGAGGACATGGAATAAGTGAATTTGTCTTAGCATGTAAAAAAATAAAGGAAAGAAATTTTAAAATTTGCACCCATGTGATTATTGGATTACCATGGGATAATGAATTAGATATAATAGAAACGGCGAAATTAATTTCAGTTTTAGATAACGATGAAGTTAAAATCCATTCATTGTATATACCTAAAAATACAAAACTGGAAAAGATGTATGAAAACAAAGAAATAGAGTTGATTACTTTAGATAAATATGTTGAATATGTAGTTTTATTTTTACGATATTTAAAAAAAGACATAGCTATTCAACGTTTAGTTGGACGAATGCCAAAAGAAGATAGCGTATTTTGTAACTGGGGAACTAGTTGGTGGAAGATTAGAGATAAGATAGAAAACACTCTAGAGGAGAATAATTTCAGACAAGGAGATTTATGTAATCATCTTGATGGAATTAGTATTATATAATACAATAATAATAGTAGTTAAGTTATAGAAAGGTAGTGGTAAAATGGTTAAATTTGTTTTAGGTCCATCTGGAAGTGGTAAAACAAAATGGCTTATTGATCAAGCTAATGAAGATAAAAGAAATGGAAATGGAAATATAGTTTTTATTGATACTGATGATTCTCATATTTTTTCTTTAGATTATCAAGTAAGATTAATAAATGCAAACAAATATCATATAAATACAGTAAGTGGATTCTACGGATTCTTAGCAGGAATTATTTCAAGAGACTATGATATTGAAAAAGTTTATGTAGATGGTATTTATGATATAGTAAACTTTGAATTACCTG
It encodes:
- a CDS encoding TIGR01212 family radical SAM protein (This family includes YhcC from E. coli K-12, an uncharacterized radical SAM protein.) encodes the protein MSKETLYLSYSEYLRNNYGEKVYKLPVKLNLTCPNRDNNISVGGCIFCNEKGGSFENLDISLTVKEQILKNKEYIGNKYNAKKFIVYFQNFSNTYMDFEKFKKIINECNMEDIVAIDISTRPDCIYDIQLEYLENFSNETNIDIIFELGLQTANYHTLKILNRGHGISEFVLACKKIKERNFKICTHVIIGLPWDNELDIIETAKLISVLDNDEVKIHSLYIPKNTKLEKMYENKEIELITLDKYVEYVVLFLRYLKKDIAIQRLVGRMPKEDSVFCNWGTSWWKIRDKIENTLEENNFRQGDLCNHLDGISII
- a CDS encoding peroxiredoxin, producing MSNIKDYFNEEFINKYKGHNLIVYFYPKDNTPGCTTEAIEFTEKKDDFEKLNTKIVGISKDSEKSHENFTKKHNLNLDLISDKEKVLHDKFNVIKPKKMYGKEVMGTERSTFIFDVDGKLIKEYRKVKVKGHVEEVYNFMKEFLNE
- a CDS encoding HAD family hydrolase; amino-acid sequence: MYKIVCLDLDGTLLNDDKQISQFNLQVLEALHYKGIEIAIATGRGLSKTADLIKNFNFPHIIIANNGAIAKYSNFNNILFYNPIDYKSYEKILDISSTRNMYPYLHIFDSQKERSLIIPNEVEKEKHIGSVSRLDEIIHRKEAGVEELENILSVVYIDEVEKVHKLNEDILKLRLDLSTHMLSSFSKGNIMVEYLNPLAQKSIGISNYLKFKKISWKEVISFGDDNNDIEMIKASGLGICMKNGSDLLKLNSRYISRYTNNEDGVGRELVEIFGGIL
- a CDS encoding DUF1292 domain-containing protein, with protein sequence MSENNNHDCGCGCDNHDHEFEEMETITLTLEDDSELECGVLGIFDVPTENKEYIALVNLEDEQVLLYRYIEDENDKEVFELGSIETDEEFENVSNVFQEIFVDEDIE